A section of the Deinococcus taeanensis genome encodes:
- the tsaD gene encoding tRNA (adenosine(37)-N6)-threonylcarbamoyltransferase complex transferase subunit TsaD produces MSDRSVPLRILGIDTSCDDTGVGVVELTPGGAARVLANRVWSQTVHAQYGGVMPELASREHVERIDAIMGDALAEADLRVQDLDAVAATSGPGLVGALLVGLMYGKGLAQALNVPFYAAHHLEGHIFAAASEAELNAPYLALVVSGGHTHLFDVPSDGQYVLIGATRDDAAGEAFDKIARLAGLGYPGGPAISEAATRGDPHAVPFKEPLKGQPGFDFSFSGLKTAALLAHRGGASPENLAASFQRAAVNALVNTTVRAAGATGRGTVVVSGGVAANRALREAFGATGLRVVFPGRGLNTDNGAMIALAGAAAIQAGRPASALDGGATAYAPLANA; encoded by the coding sequence ATGAGTGACCGTTCCGTTCCCCTGCGCATTCTGGGCATCGACACCTCCTGCGACGATACGGGCGTGGGCGTGGTGGAACTGACCCCAGGCGGCGCGGCGCGCGTGCTGGCCAATCGCGTGTGGTCCCAGACGGTGCACGCGCAGTACGGCGGTGTGATGCCGGAACTGGCGAGCCGCGAGCACGTCGAACGCATTGACGCGATCATGGGGGACGCGCTGGCCGAGGCCGACCTGAGGGTGCAGGACCTGGACGCCGTGGCCGCCACCTCCGGTCCTGGCCTGGTCGGGGCGCTGCTGGTGGGCCTGATGTACGGCAAGGGCCTCGCGCAGGCCCTGAACGTGCCCTTTTACGCCGCGCATCACCTGGAAGGACACATTTTCGCGGCGGCCAGCGAGGCCGAGCTGAACGCCCCGTACCTCGCCCTGGTGGTCAGCGGCGGGCACACCCACCTGTTCGACGTGCCCAGCGACGGTCAGTACGTGCTGATCGGCGCGACCCGTGACGACGCGGCCGGCGAGGCCTTCGACAAGATCGCCCGGCTCGCGGGCCTGGGGTACCCGGGCGGCCCGGCCATCAGTGAGGCCGCGACGCGCGGCGACCCGCACGCGGTGCCGTTCAAGGAACCTCTCAAAGGGCAGCCGGGCTTCGACTTCAGTTTCAGCGGTCTGAAAACCGCGGCGCTCCTCGCGCACCGGGGCGGCGCGAGCCCTGAGAACCTGGCGGCCAGCTTTCAGCGGGCCGCGGTGAACGCCCTGGTGAACACCACCGTACGGGCTGCGGGTGCCACCGGGCGCGGCACGGTCGTCGTGTCGGGCGGGGTGGCCGCCAACCGCGCGCTGCGGGAGGCGTTCGGCGCGACGGGGCTGCGGGTGGTGTTCCCTGGCCGGGGCCTGAACACGGACAACGGCGCCATGATCGCCCTGGCTGGCGCGGCGGCCATTCAGGCCGGCCGGCCGGCCAGCGCTCTGGACGGCGGCGCCACCGC
- a CDS encoding butyrate kinase, whose protein sequence is MIAYVINPGTSGVKLACAAIEPSENPALPGQLRLHLTRSELPLDTLPTADQVPALTQAIMQHTQDWPAPDAVVGRGGFIGRVATGTYRVTPNLAAYAVQGDAGHDPPNLGGPLALAVAEARGVPAFIVDPQSADELLPEARLTGLRGVQRHGQFHALNARAVARRAAHEVGRRFQDARVVVAHLGATTSVTAFEHGRAIDTTGSGANGGPMGARQSGPVPARDLLELHRTLGDLTLGHLASEGGFLALTGSANLRELEARTLSDPAVGRVAGAFVHQAAKAIGEQTGALSGRPDAIVITGGIARWDELVDRIERRVAWIAPVFVIPGELELEALAEGAGRVLLGLEQPREWTAPAGA, encoded by the coding sequence GTGATCGCCTACGTGATCAATCCCGGAACCAGCGGCGTGAAACTCGCCTGCGCTGCCATCGAGCCCAGCGAGAACCCCGCCCTGCCGGGACAGCTGCGCCTGCACCTGACGCGCAGCGAACTGCCCCTGGACACCCTGCCCACCGCAGATCAGGTGCCCGCCCTGACCCAGGCCATCATGCAGCACACCCAGGACTGGCCCGCGCCAGACGCGGTGGTGGGCCGCGGTGGGTTCATCGGCCGGGTCGCCACCGGCACGTACCGCGTCACGCCGAACCTCGCGGCGTACGCCGTGCAGGGCGACGCCGGACATGACCCGCCCAACCTGGGCGGACCGCTGGCCCTGGCAGTCGCCGAGGCGCGCGGGGTGCCGGCCTTCATCGTGGACCCGCAGAGTGCCGACGAACTGCTGCCCGAGGCGCGACTCACCGGGTTGCGTGGCGTGCAGCGCCACGGGCAGTTTCACGCACTGAACGCCCGCGCGGTGGCCCGGCGCGCCGCGCATGAGGTCGGCCGGCGCTTCCAGGACGCCCGCGTGGTGGTCGCGCATCTCGGGGCGACCACCAGCGTCACTGCGTTCGAGCACGGCCGCGCCATCGACACCACCGGCAGCGGCGCCAACGGCGGCCCCATGGGTGCGCGCCAGAGCGGCCCCGTGCCTGCCCGTGACCTTCTGGAGCTGCACCGCACGCTGGGGGACCTCACGCTCGGTCACCTGGCCAGCGAAGGCGGCTTCCTGGCCCTGACCGGCAGCGCCAACCTCCGTGAACTGGAGGCCCGCACCTTGAGCGACCCGGCCGTCGGCCGGGTGGCCGGCGCGTTCGTTCATCAGGCGGCCAAGGCCATCGGCGAGCAGACCGGCGCGCTCAGCGGCCGGCCCGACGCGATCGTGATTACCGGCGGGATTGCCCGCTGGGATGAACTTGTCGACCGCATCGAGCGGCGGGTCGCGTGGATTGCGCCGGTGTTCGTGATTCCCGGCGAACTGGAACTCGAGGCGCTGGCCGAAGGGGCCGGGCGGGTGCTGCTGGGGCTAGAACAGCCGCGCGAGTGGACGGCGCCCGCCGGAGCCTGA
- the hpf gene encoding ribosome hibernation-promoting factor, HPF/YfiA family — MHIYKLSGRNVEVTDAMRDYVEEKLSRLDRFNDQITDARVTLTVRDVRDAGRRNRVEVQLNVPNGIIRAEEHHADMYAAIDRAGDVLERQLRKFKTRYLKHRHDTTPQPEPGPAEAAVEAGLDDVSEFHPEIVRQKRFDLRPMSPEDAVAQMEALGHDFYVFKNMTTGTCGVVYRRHDGHFGLIEPS, encoded by the coding sequence GTGCACATCTACAAGCTGTCAGGCCGGAACGTCGAAGTTACTGATGCCATGCGGGATTACGTCGAGGAGAAGCTCTCGCGTCTGGACCGCTTTAATGACCAGATTACCGACGCGCGCGTGACCCTGACAGTCCGCGACGTGCGTGACGCAGGACGGCGCAACCGTGTTGAAGTGCAGCTGAACGTGCCCAACGGCATTATTCGCGCCGAGGAACACCACGCGGACATGTACGCCGCCATCGACCGGGCCGGTGACGTTCTGGAACGTCAGCTGCGCAAATTCAAGACCCGTTACCTCAAGCACCGCCACGACACCACCCCACAACCCGAACCCGGGCCGGCCGAGGCCGCTGTGGAGGCCGGCCTGGACGACGTGAGCGAGTTCCACCCTGAAATTGTGCGGCAGAAACGCTTCGACCTGCGCCCCATGAGCCCGGAGGATGCCGTGGCGCAGATGGAAGCGCTGGGGCACGACTTCTACGTGTTCAAGAACATGACCACCGGCACCTGCGGCGTCGTCTACCGCCGCCACGACGGTCACTTCGGTCTGATCGAACCCAGCTGA
- a CDS encoding TetR/AcrR family transcriptional regulator — MKVDRQEQDEARRERIARAAFELFARSGLDAISAQDIARAAFVSRTNLYRYFPSKVHMLLAHFEKAVQASRDDALERLRAGANPQQVWDNVTARMADLGVRYRHLVGAVGQAVLGAAPDPLDAPGRVAARPGDGMRTGLTLAALVQPVLIAMQHQGRLRPEANVQMLSLLLVDAFILALLHGGHRDQREVLRDWQDRFSLLMHGALAPDTAARDELKA; from the coding sequence GTGAAGGTCGACCGGCAGGAACAGGACGAAGCGCGGCGTGAACGCATTGCCCGGGCTGCTTTCGAGCTGTTTGCCCGCAGTGGCCTGGACGCCATCAGCGCCCAGGACATCGCCCGGGCCGCGTTCGTCAGCCGCACCAACCTGTACCGCTACTTTCCCAGCAAGGTGCACATGCTGCTGGCGCACTTTGAGAAGGCCGTGCAGGCCAGCCGGGACGACGCCCTCGAACGCCTGCGGGCCGGCGCCAATCCACAGCAGGTGTGGGACAACGTGACCGCGCGGATGGCAGACCTGGGGGTGCGGTACCGCCACCTCGTGGGCGCCGTGGGGCAGGCGGTGCTGGGCGCGGCCCCCGACCCGCTGGACGCCCCCGGGCGGGTCGCCGCCAGGCCGGGCGACGGCATGCGCACCGGGCTGACCCTGGCCGCGCTGGTGCAGCCCGTCCTGATCGCCATGCAGCACCAGGGGCGGCTGCGGCCGGAAGCGAACGTGCAGATGCTCAGTCTGCTGCTGGTCGACGCCTTCATCCTGGCGCTCCTGCACGGCGGGCACCGCGATCAGCGCGAAGTGCTGCGCGACTGGCAGGACCGGTTCAGTCTGCTGATGCACGGGGCGCTGGCGCCTGACACCGCGGCGCGAGATGAACTGAAGGCTTGA
- a CDS encoding 3-oxoacid CoA-transferase: protein MKRVPVITAPEAAQKVRSGQTLLVGGFGMTGNPVHLVHALADTDVRDLTYVANNVGEAGLSGGRLLRNGQLSKAIGSFFTSNREAVAAAQDGRLDVQLIPQGSLAEALRAGGAGIGGFYTPTAAGTVIAADADVRTLNGQEMIFVPALRGDVAFIRAWRADEAGNLQYRLTEQNFNRAMATAADLVIAEVEEIVPVGTIAPEQVHTPGLYVDYLVQAHLTEQDLGSSASVQGSAKKVDEGRLHMARRALAELRPGHVVNLGIGIPTLVADLITPEHGVNLHTENGMLGVGPAPEQGGALEYPVNAGKIPVTALPGASYFDSADSFGMIRGGHVDVAVMGGLQVDVHANLANWAVPGKPLLGVGGAMDLASGARRLIVLMTHTDPDGTPKLVPDCTLPLTTRGQVDMVITDKAVFEFQAGQLTLTELMPGVTLDEVRATTPAPFREALLAVTL, encoded by the coding sequence ATGAAACGCGTGCCGGTCATTACGGCCCCCGAGGCCGCGCAGAAGGTCCGCAGCGGGCAGACGCTGCTGGTGGGCGGCTTCGGCATGACTGGAAATCCGGTGCATCTCGTCCACGCGCTGGCCGACACGGACGTGCGTGACCTGACGTACGTGGCGAACAACGTCGGCGAGGCCGGCCTGAGCGGCGGGCGGCTGCTGCGCAACGGGCAGCTGAGCAAAGCCATCGGGTCGTTCTTCACCAGCAACCGCGAGGCCGTGGCGGCCGCCCAGGACGGCCGGCTGGACGTTCAGCTCATTCCGCAGGGGTCACTCGCCGAGGCGCTGCGGGCCGGGGGCGCCGGAATCGGCGGGTTCTACACGCCCACCGCGGCCGGCACCGTCATCGCCGCAGACGCGGACGTGCGCACCCTGAACGGCCAGGAGATGATCTTCGTGCCGGCCCTGCGCGGCGACGTGGCGTTCATCCGGGCGTGGCGCGCCGACGAGGCAGGCAACCTCCAGTACCGCCTGACCGAGCAGAACTTCAACCGGGCCATGGCGACGGCCGCGGATCTCGTGATCGCAGAGGTCGAGGAGATCGTCCCGGTGGGAACCATTGCGCCCGAGCAGGTGCACACGCCGGGGCTGTACGTGGATTACCTCGTGCAGGCTCACCTGACCGAGCAGGATCTGGGCAGCAGCGCCAGTGTGCAGGGCAGCGCGAAAAAAGTGGATGAGGGCCGCCTGCACATGGCCCGGCGCGCCCTGGCCGAACTGCGGCCCGGGCACGTCGTGAACCTCGGCATCGGCATTCCCACGCTGGTCGCGGACCTGATCACGCCGGAACACGGCGTGAACCTGCACACCGAGAACGGCATGCTCGGCGTGGGCCCGGCCCCCGAGCAGGGCGGCGCGCTGGAGTACCCCGTGAACGCCGGAAAGATTCCGGTCACGGCCCTGCCCGGGGCGAGTTACTTCGATTCGGCCGACAGTTTCGGCATGATCCGCGGCGGGCACGTGGACGTCGCCGTGATGGGGGGCCTGCAGGTGGACGTCCACGCGAACCTGGCGAACTGGGCGGTGCCCGGCAAGCCACTGCTGGGCGTGGGCGGGGCGATGGATCTCGCCAGCGGCGCCCGGCGGCTGATCGTGCTGATGACGCACACGGACCCGGACGGCACCCCGAAACTCGTGCCGGACTGCACCCTGCCGCTCACCACCCGGGGACAGGTGGACATGGTGATTACCGATAAAGCCGTCTTCGAGTTCCAGGCTGGCCAGCTGACACTGACTGAACTGATGCCGGGCGTCACGCTCGACGAGGTGCGTGCCACCACCCCCGCGCCATTCCGGGAGGCGCTGCTCGCGGTAACGCTATAG
- a CDS encoding thiolase family protein, protein MTEAPVISSLQDLDVVIVSAVRSPIGSIRGSLSGVRPDDLAALVVREAVRRAGIDAHLIEEVILGCANQAGEDNRNVARMAALLAGLPESVAGLTVNRLCASGLSAINTAARAIRNGDGDVYVAGGVESMTRAPLVMPKGAQAFANGNVTAYDTTLGWRFPNPALEALFPLEAMGETAENIVQRSREGAYAGGEITREAQDAFALRSQEKAAAALNAGAFRDEIVPVELQSRKGTTVFDTDEHPRVTRSAGSFTLATDAATLAGLKPAFRKGGSVTAGNASGLNDGAAALVLMSAAKARALGVPVLARWVGAASAGVEARVMGLGPIPATRKLLARTGLTTADLDRIELNEAFAAQALACIRELNLPEDRVNVNGGAIALGHPLGMSGARLVTSLAHELRRTGGRYALATLCVGVGQGEAAIIERVHA, encoded by the coding sequence GTGACTGAAGCCCCAGTAATAAGCAGCCTGCAAGACCTTGATGTCGTGATCGTCTCCGCCGTACGTTCACCGATCGGCTCGATTCGCGGCAGCCTCTCCGGCGTGCGCCCGGACGACCTCGCCGCCCTCGTGGTGCGCGAGGCCGTCCGCCGCGCCGGCATCGACGCTCACCTGATCGAGGAGGTGATTCTGGGCTGCGCGAACCAGGCGGGCGAGGACAACCGCAACGTGGCCCGCATGGCCGCCCTGCTGGCCGGCCTGCCCGAGAGCGTGGCGGGCCTGACCGTCAACCGCCTGTGTGCCAGTGGCCTGTCGGCCATCAACACCGCAGCCCGCGCCATCCGCAACGGCGACGGCGACGTGTACGTGGCCGGGGGTGTGGAAAGCATGACCCGCGCGCCCCTCGTGATGCCCAAAGGCGCGCAGGCGTTCGCGAACGGCAACGTCACGGCGTACGACACCACCCTGGGCTGGCGTTTCCCGAACCCTGCCCTGGAGGCGCTGTTCCCGCTGGAGGCGATGGGGGAGACCGCGGAGAACATCGTGCAGCGCAGCCGCGAAGGCGCGTACGCGGGCGGTGAGATCACCCGCGAAGCCCAGGACGCCTTCGCGCTGCGCAGCCAGGAGAAGGCGGCCGCCGCCCTGAATGCCGGGGCGTTCCGTGACGAGATCGTGCCGGTCGAACTCCAGAGCCGCAAGGGCACCACGGTGTTCGACACGGACGAGCATCCCCGCGTGACCCGCAGCGCGGGCAGCTTCACCCTCGCGACCGACGCCGCGACCCTGGCGGGCCTGAAGCCGGCCTTCCGCAAGGGCGGGAGCGTCACGGCCGGCAACGCCAGTGGCCTGAACGACGGCGCCGCCGCGCTCGTGCTCATGAGCGCCGCGAAGGCCCGCGCACTGGGCGTTCCAGTCCTGGCCCGCTGGGTGGGCGCCGCGTCGGCCGGCGTGGAGGCCCGCGTGATGGGCCTGGGGCCCATTCCGGCCACACGCAAGCTGCTCGCCCGCACCGGCCTGACCACCGCAGACCTGGACCGCATCGAACTGAACGAGGCGTTCGCGGCGCAGGCGCTGGCGTGCATCCGGGAACTGAACCTCCCGGAGGACCGCGTGAACGTCAATGGCGGCGCGATCGCCCTGGGGCACCCGCTGGGCATGAGCGGCGCGCGCCTCGTCACCAGCCTCGCGCATGAACTGCGCCGCACCGGTGGGCGGTACGCCCTGGCGACCCTGTGCGTGGGCGTGGGTCAGGGCGAGGCGGCCATCATCGAGCGGGTGCACGCATGA
- the pgi gene encoding glucose-6-phosphate isomerase, with protein MTITDTAAWTALLEHHRDLSTTHLRDLFAADPERGDRLTAEGAGLFLDYSKNLVTDDTLTLLLNLTREAGVERKRDAMFAGEKINVTEDRAVLHTALRQPRGATVLVDGRNVVPDVHEVLSRMSAFATQIRAGTWLGFTGRSIRNVVNIGIGGSDLGPVMAYEALRHYTQRNLTVRFVSNVDGTDLVEKTRDLDPAETLFIVSSKTFTTQETMANARSARHWLLNALGDDAAVARHFVAVSTNAEQVAAFGIDTANMFGFWDWVGGRYSMDSAIGLSLMIATGPDAFTQLLAGFHAMDEHFRTAPLERNLPVLLGVLGVWYNNFFGAQTHAVLPYDQYLQFFPAYLQQLDMESNGKHITLQGQPVDYQTGPVIWGQPGTNGQHAFYQLIHQGTKLIPCDFIGFCQTLNPLPLEGGAPHHDLLMANVFAQTEALAFGKTLEQVLAEGVQPDLAPHRVFDGNRPTNTLLADRLTPHTLGALIALYEHKVFVQGAVWDINSFDQWGVELGKVLARKIVPELHSATEPELRHDSSTNALIRRYRARR; from the coding sequence ATGACCATCACCGACACCGCCGCCTGGACCGCCCTGCTCGAACATCACCGGGACCTGAGCACCACGCACCTGCGTGACCTGTTTGCCGCAGACCCGGAGCGCGGCGACCGCCTCACTGCCGAGGGCGCGGGCCTGTTCCTCGACTACAGCAAGAACCTCGTGACCGACGACACCCTGACGCTCCTACTGAACCTCACGCGGGAAGCGGGTGTGGAACGCAAACGCGACGCCATGTTCGCCGGTGAGAAGATCAACGTCACCGAGGACCGCGCCGTGCTGCACACCGCCCTGCGCCAGCCGCGCGGCGCCACGGTGCTCGTGGACGGCCGCAACGTCGTTCCCGACGTTCACGAGGTGCTGAGCCGCATGAGCGCCTTTGCCACGCAGATCCGCGCCGGCACGTGGCTGGGCTTTACCGGCCGTTCCATCCGGAACGTCGTGAACATCGGCATTGGCGGCAGCGACCTGGGCCCCGTCATGGCTTACGAGGCCCTGCGGCACTACACCCAGCGGAACCTGACTGTGCGCTTCGTGTCGAACGTGGACGGTACCGACCTCGTGGAGAAAACCCGCGACCTCGACCCGGCCGAAACGCTGTTCATCGTCAGTTCCAAAACCTTCACGACGCAGGAAACCATGGCCAATGCCCGCAGCGCCCGCCACTGGCTCCTGAACGCCCTGGGAGACGACGCCGCAGTCGCGCGGCACTTTGTGGCCGTTTCCACCAACGCTGAGCAGGTCGCGGCGTTCGGCATCGACACCGCCAACATGTTCGGCTTCTGGGACTGGGTGGGCGGCCGGTACTCCATGGACAGCGCCATCGGCCTGAGCCTCATGATTGCCACCGGTCCAGACGCCTTTACGCAGCTGCTCGCCGGCTTTCACGCCATGGACGAACACTTCCGCACCGCGCCGCTGGAACGCAACCTGCCCGTCCTGCTGGGCGTGCTGGGCGTCTGGTACAACAACTTCTTCGGCGCGCAGACCCACGCCGTGCTGCCCTACGACCAGTACCTTCAGTTCTTCCCCGCCTACCTGCAGCAGCTCGACATGGAAAGCAACGGCAAGCACATCACCCTGCAGGGGCAGCCCGTGGACTACCAGACCGGCCCGGTCATCTGGGGGCAGCCCGGCACGAACGGCCAGCACGCCTTCTACCAGCTGATTCATCAGGGTACCAAACTCATTCCGTGCGATTTCATCGGCTTCTGCCAGACCCTCAATCCCCTGCCGCTGGAAGGCGGCGCGCCCCACCACGACCTGCTGATGGCCAACGTCTTCGCGCAGACCGAGGCGCTCGCCTTCGGCAAGACGCTCGAGCAGGTCCTCGCCGAGGGGGTCCAGCCTGACCTTGCGCCCCACCGGGTATTCGACGGGAACCGGCCCACGAACACCCTCCTGGCCGACCGCCTGACCCCGCACACGCTCGGCGCCCTCATCGCCCTGTACGAGCACAAGGTGTTCGTGCAGGGGGCCGTGTGGGACATCAACTCCTTCGATCAGTGGGGCGTGGAACTCGGCAAGGTCCTGGCCAGGAAGATTGTGCCGGAACTGCACAGTGCCACCGAACCGGAGCTGCGCCACGACAGCAGCACCAACGCCCTCATCCGCCGCTACCGCGCCCGCCGCTGA
- a CDS encoding pyruvate, water dikinase regulatory protein yields MPEPRTILIVSDHTGLTAENIARALLAHFPTQPMRYLRRPFTADVSAAQAVTREVQALAERGERPLIFTTITRADVLTALQAAPAEIFDLLSNGLGVLEREFGVPAVREVGRHHDMHDTEAYLSRMDALDFALATDDGIGDKQYGLSDVILVGVSRAGKTPTSLFLALQHGVRASNYPLAEDDFERTGLPLPLEAHRHKLHGLTIDPRRLHAIRTQRKPGSRYASLEQCEHEVRRAERLFQRAGIPVRDTTSASVEEIAAGILAALRAG; encoded by the coding sequence ATGCCTGAACCGCGCACCATCCTGATCGTCAGTGACCATACCGGTCTTACCGCTGAGAACATTGCCCGCGCCCTCCTGGCCCACTTCCCGACCCAACCCATGCGGTACCTCCGCCGCCCCTTTACTGCCGACGTGTCTGCCGCGCAGGCCGTCACCCGCGAGGTGCAGGCCCTTGCCGAGCGCGGCGAACGTCCCCTGATCTTCACGACCATCACCCGGGCTGACGTCCTGACCGCACTTCAGGCGGCACCCGCCGAGATCTTCGACCTGCTCAGCAACGGCCTGGGGGTCCTGGAACGGGAGTTCGGCGTGCCTGCCGTGCGGGAGGTCGGCCGCCACCACGACATGCACGATACCGAGGCGTACCTGTCCCGCATGGACGCCCTGGATTTCGCCCTGGCCACCGACGACGGCATCGGTGACAAACAGTACGGCCTGTCCGACGTGATCCTCGTGGGGGTCTCCCGCGCCGGCAAAACGCCTACCAGCCTCTTCCTGGCCCTGCAGCACGGGGTGCGCGCCAGTAACTACCCCCTGGCCGAGGATGATTTCGAACGCACCGGCCTGCCCCTGCCCCTCGAAGCGCACCGGCACAAACTGCACGGCCTCACCATCGACCCGAGGCGCCTGCACGCCATCCGCACGCAGCGGAAACCCGGCAGCCGCTACGCCAGCCTGGAACAGTGTGAGCATGAGGTCCGGCGCGCCGAGCGACTCTTTCAGCGGGCCGGTATTCCTGTGCGGGACACCACGAGCGCCAGCGTGGAGGAAATTGCGGCCGGAATCCTCGCCGCGCTGCGCGCCGGCTGA
- the ppsA gene encoding phosphoenolpyruvate synthase — MDMIRVFHTLRMSDVEIVGGKNASIGEMIQGLAGAGVRVPGGFATTADAFRLFLQENRIEESINARLGALDVNDVVALAQAGREIRAQVEGATLPAPLEQAIREAYSALSAETGTEPDVAVRSSATAEDLPEASFAGQQETFLNVRGVESVLHHVKLVFASLYNDRAISYRVHHGFSHNDVALSAGVQRMVRTDLGASGVAFTLDTESGYRDAVLVTSSYGLGEMVVQGAVNPDEFFVYKPALNAGRRAILRRTLGSKQRKMIYAEAGGVQTVDVSEAEQRTFSLSDQDLTELARQCVTIENHYGRPMDIEWGKDGRDGQIYILQARPETVQSRTGKIMERFELTGKGDVLVEGRAVGNRIGAGAVRVVSDVSQMDSVRDGDVLVADMTDPDWEPVMKRASAIVTNRGGRTCHAAIIARELGIPAVVGTGNATRELQSGQEVTVSCAEGDTGFVYGGMLPYRVNRVELGNMPEVGMKIMMNVASPDRAFSFAALPNEGVGLARVEFICSNVIGVHPRALLDYPQVPADVKVQIEERAAGYASPRDFFREKLAEGVASIAAAFAPKPVIVRLSDFKSNEYAHLIGGPAYEPNEENPMIGFRGASRYRSADFAAAFAMECEAIREVRDEMGLTNVQVMIPFVRTVGEAAQIIDILNRNGLRRGENDLKIIMMCEIPSNAILADQFLEHFDGFSIGSNDLTQLTLALDRDSGLVADLFDEQNEAVLILMAQAIAAAKRAGKYIGICGQGPSDHPALAQWLMEQGIDSVSLNPDSVLGTWLHLAGEGAEERATASA; from the coding sequence ATGGATATGATTCGCGTGTTCCATACACTAAGGATGTCTGACGTGGAGATCGTGGGCGGGAAGAACGCCAGCATCGGCGAAATGATCCAGGGCCTCGCCGGCGCGGGCGTGCGCGTTCCGGGCGGCTTCGCCACCACCGCCGACGCCTTCCGGCTGTTCCTGCAGGAAAACCGCATTGAGGAGAGCATCAACGCCCGCCTGGGCGCTCTCGACGTGAACGACGTGGTGGCCCTGGCCCAGGCAGGCCGTGAAATCCGCGCCCAGGTGGAAGGCGCCACCCTGCCCGCCCCGCTGGAACAGGCGATCCGCGAAGCCTACTCGGCCCTGAGCGCCGAGACCGGGACCGAACCCGATGTGGCCGTCCGGTCGAGCGCCACCGCCGAGGACCTGCCCGAAGCCAGCTTCGCCGGGCAGCAGGAGACGTTCCTGAACGTGCGCGGCGTCGAGAGTGTGCTGCACCACGTGAAACTGGTGTTCGCCAGCCTGTACAACGACCGCGCCATCTCGTACCGGGTGCATCACGGCTTCTCGCACAACGACGTGGCCCTCTCGGCCGGCGTACAGCGCATGGTCCGCACCGACCTGGGCGCCAGCGGCGTGGCCTTCACCCTGGACACCGAGAGCGGCTACCGGGACGCGGTGCTGGTCACCAGCTCGTACGGGCTGGGCGAAATGGTCGTGCAGGGCGCCGTGAACCCGGACGAATTCTTCGTGTACAAACCCGCCCTGAACGCCGGGCGGCGCGCCATTCTGCGCCGCACGCTGGGCAGCAAGCAGCGCAAGATGATCTACGCCGAAGCAGGCGGCGTTCAGACCGTGGACGTCAGTGAGGCCGAGCAGCGAACCTTCAGCCTCTCCGACCAGGACCTGACGGAACTGGCCCGGCAGTGCGTCACCATCGAGAACCACTACGGCCGTCCCATGGACATCGAATGGGGTAAGGACGGCCGCGACGGGCAGATCTACATCCTGCAGGCCCGCCCGGAAACCGTGCAGAGCCGCACCGGAAAGATCATGGAGCGCTTCGAGCTGACCGGCAAAGGTGACGTGCTCGTGGAAGGCCGCGCCGTCGGGAACCGCATCGGGGCAGGTGCCGTGCGTGTGGTGAGTGACGTGTCGCAGATGGACAGCGTGCGCGACGGCGACGTGCTGGTTGCCGACATGACCGACCCCGACTGGGAACCCGTCATGAAACGCGCCAGCGCCATCGTCACCAACCGCGGCGGACGCACCTGTCACGCCGCGATCATTGCGCGGGAACTGGGCATTCCGGCAGTGGTCGGCACCGGGAACGCCACGCGGGAACTGCAGAGCGGACAGGAGGTCACGGTGTCCTGCGCGGAAGGCGACACCGGCTTCGTGTACGGCGGAATGCTTCCCTACCGCGTGAACCGCGTGGAACTGGGAAACATGCCGGAAGTCGGCATGAAGATCATGATGAATGTCGCCTCCCCGGACCGGGCGTTCAGCTTCGCCGCCCTGCCGAACGAGGGTGTGGGCCTGGCCCGCGTGGAGTTCATCTGCAGCAACGTGATCGGCGTGCACCCCCGCGCCCTGCTGGACTACCCGCAGGTGCCCGCAGACGTCAAGGTGCAGATTGAGGAACGCGCCGCCGGGTACGCCAGCCCCCGCGATTTCTTCCGGGAGAAACTGGCCGAGGGCGTGGCGAGCATCGCAGCGGCCTTCGCGCCCAAACCCGTGATTGTGCGCCTCAGTGACTTCAAGAGCAACGAGTACGCGCACCTGATCGGCGGCCCTGCGTACGAACCCAACGAGGAAAACCCCATGATCGGCTTCCGCGGCGCCAGCCGCTACCGCAGCGCCGACTTCGCCGCGGCATTCGCGATGGAGTGCGAAGCGATCCGCGAGGTGCGCGATGAAATGGGCCTCACGAACGTGCAGGTCATGATTCCCTTCGTGCGGACCGTGGGTGAGGCGGCGCAGATTATCGACATCCTGAACCGCAACGGCCTGCGGCGCGGCGAGAACGACCTGAAAATCATCATGATGTGCGAGATCCCCAGCAACGCCATCCTCGCCGATCAGTTCCTGGAGCACTTCGACGGGTTCTCCATCGGCAGCAATGACCTGACGCAGCTGACCCTGGCCCTCGACCGCGACAGCGGCCTCGTGGCCGACCTGTTCGACGAGCAGAACGAAGCGGTGCTGATCCTGATGGCCCAGGCCATTGCAGCGGCAAAACGCGCCGGGAAGTACATCGGCATCTGCGGCCAGGGCCCCAGTGACCACCCGGCACTCGCGCAGTGGCTCATGGAGCAGGGCATCGACTCGGTGAGCCTGAACCCCGACAGTGTCCTCGGGACGTGGCTGCACCTGGCCGGCGAAGGCGCCGAGGAGCGCGCCACCGCCAGCGCCTGA